From one Thermatribacter velox genomic stretch:
- a CDS encoding 6-phosphogluconolactonase, whose product MTIFRYSLAKFIPFQDREECERVRKITKEEITKHPNPDFKIRIIENKEDFYFQFALDIVTRIVEAREKNQKLVLILPVGPMPQYPIATEMINRLRIPMDHVYTFNMDEYADEEGNTAPPTWPGSFQKAMWDGFFSKIDPKLRPPERNIHFPTKEVLNDYAKMIADLGGADCCYGGVGWCGHIAFWEAHLGFEFGDDLEAFKQAGPRIVELHPMTIMQNALHSFSGDWSWVPPKAATIGPAQIVQAKDRSFWLDGYIGGGVSWQRFIARLAAHGRVNTLVPASILQTLPGTYTMLGGVADNVEIHMS is encoded by the coding sequence TTGACCATTTTCCGTTACTCTTTAGCCAAGTTTATCCCCTTTCAGGATCGGGAAGAATGTGAGCGAGTTAGAAAAATAACCAAAGAAGAAATCACCAAGCATCCCAACCCTGACTTCAAAATCCGCATCATCGAGAACAAAGAAGATTTCTATTTCCAGTTCGCTCTGGACATCGTCACTCGCATTGTGGAGGCTCGTGAAAAAAATCAAAAGCTGGTACTCATTCTACCAGTTGGCCCCATGCCTCAGTACCCCATTGCTACAGAGATGATTAACAGGTTGCGCATTCCCATGGACCACGTGTACACCTTCAACATGGATGAGTACGCTGACGAGGAAGGCAACACGGCTCCTCCCACCTGGCCAGGTTCTTTCCAGAAAGCCATGTGGGACGGTTTCTTTTCAAAGATTGACCCCAAACTCCGTCCTCCCGAAAGAAACATTCACTTCCCAACCAAAGAAGTTCTGAATGACTACGCCAAAATGATTGCTGACCTGGGTGGTGCAGACTGCTGCTATGGCGGTGTAGGCTGGTGTGGTCACATTGCCTTCTGGGAAGCACATCTTGGTTTTGAATTTGGCGATGACCTGGAAGCTTTTAAGCAGGCTGGACCCCGCATCGTGGAGCTGCATCCTATGACCATCATGCAGAATGCATTGCATTCTTTCAGTGGAGACTGGTCCTGGGTACCACCCAAAGCAGCCACCATTGGTCCTGCTCAGATTGTGCAGGCTAAAGACCGCAGCTTCTGGCTGGATGGCTATATCGGTGGAGGAGTGAGCTGGCAGCGCTTCATAGCCCGTCTTGCTGCTCACGGAAGGGTGAA
- a CDS encoding GntR family transcriptional regulator translates to MSLDIRKSSPIPLHVQLKRLILEMIERGDIKPGDRIYSESELCEKFGISRITVRRAIEDLAREGYLQKVPGKGTFVSKSKIVEKLGHLVTFTEDMLSRGLKPGSKLLRRSLVEANSQIAKHLRLTEENSRVIFVEQLLFADDQPICLRKVFLPFNLFKDFLGTSVAELEEKDLCYILNTFISKPVVWARQTLESVLIEKEEAALLKVPEGFPGLFCTRITFDETDSPIEYVEFLYRADRYKFVVNLVRPGFSKNHHLSSNNVVY, encoded by the coding sequence ATGTCTCTTGATATAAGAAAGTCCTCTCCTATACCGTTGCATGTGCAACTTAAGAGATTAATTTTGGAAATGATCGAGAGGGGGGATATTAAGCCGGGTGATAGGATTTACTCTGAATCTGAGTTGTGCGAAAAGTTTGGTATAAGTCGGATTACTGTCAGGAGGGCGATTGAAGACCTGGCGCGGGAGGGTTATCTACAGAAGGTACCGGGGAAGGGAACTTTTGTTTCGAAATCTAAGATTGTTGAAAAACTTGGCCATTTGGTTACTTTCACCGAGGATATGTTGTCTCGTGGGCTGAAGCCAGGGAGTAAATTGCTAAGACGTTCTCTTGTAGAAGCTAACTCACAAATAGCGAAGCATCTTAGACTTACTGAAGAAAATAGTCGTGTAATATTTGTAGAACAATTACTGTTTGCTGATGATCAACCCATTTGTTTGAGAAAGGTGTTTCTGCCATTCAATCTTTTTAAAGACTTTCTTGGGACCAGTGTTGCAGAACTTGAAGAAAAAGACCTGTGTTATATATTGAATACTTTCATTTCTAAACCTGTTGTTTGGGCAAGACAGACATTAGAATCGGTTCTAATCGAAAAGGAAGAAGCTGCACTTTTGAAAGTTCCTGAAGGGTTCCCGGGTCTTTTCTGTACACGGATAACCTTTGATGAAACGGATTCTCCTATCGAGTATGTTGAATTTTTGTATCGGGCTGACCGCTACAAGTTTGTTGTGAACTTGGTCCGACCTGGTTTTTCGAAGAATCATCATTTGTCATCCAATAATGTTGTATATTAG
- a CDS encoding PIG-L deacetylase family protein — protein MKGVFFYDLWKREKSQNIETIFPSWSDGEVIVIFSPHDDDALLGAGYLLQVVREFGAQVYVVIACNGCGGYTTLDEKERIVEIRKEETIRAYAKVGVGMEHIIRLDFPDFSLRPNLGWKMPWGGFGTFEKTIRILRELKTTRLLLPNPYREHADHEATYLMGAWDGPQAGDPIMPDYGKLEFPIKSYLEYSVWGKFSPFHALCAGQDPAISANKAIVVSKELEDKVVEALSEYRSQAAIISDLVSQRLKKKVEENFFVELFLSFEARPKFDFKPYLELIRNIK, from the coding sequence ATGAAAGGAGTTTTCTTTTACGATCTCTGGAAAAGAGAAAAGTCACAGAACATTGAAACAATCTTTCCTTCCTGGTCTGATGGAGAGGTTATTGTTATATTTTCACCACATGATGATGATGCTTTACTGGGAGCTGGATACTTGTTACAGGTAGTTAGAGAATTTGGTGCTCAAGTGTATGTGGTGATTGCTTGCAATGGTTGTGGAGGTTATACCACTCTTGATGAAAAAGAGAGAATTGTGGAAATTAGAAAGGAAGAAACAATTAGGGCTTACGCTAAGGTTGGTGTTGGTATGGAGCATATAATAAGATTAGATTTTCCTGATTTCAGCCTTAGGCCTAATCTCGGTTGGAAGATGCCCTGGGGTGGATTTGGGACATTTGAAAAGACCATTAGAATTCTTAGGGAGCTGAAAACTACTAGACTATTGTTGCCTAATCCCTATAGGGAACATGCTGACCATGAGGCTACTTACCTGATGGGAGCTTGGGATGGTCCACAGGCTGGTGATCCTATTATGCCCGATTATGGAAAGCTCGAGTTTCCCATTAAGAGCTATCTTGAGTATTCAGTATGGGGAAAATTTTCTCCTTTTCACGCTCTTTGTGCAGGGCAAGACCCCGCTATCAGTGCTAATAAAGCTATCGTTGTGTCCAAAGAGCTGGAGGACAAGGTGGTCGAGGCCCTTTCTGAATACAGAAGTCAGGCTGCAATTATTTCTGACCTGGTAAGCCAAAGATTAAAGAAGAAAGTGGAGGAAAACTTCTTTGTTGAACTTTTTCTTTCTTTCGAGGCCAGGCCTAAATTTGACTTTAAGCCTTATTTAGAGTTAATTAGAAACATAAAGTAA
- a CDS encoding sugar isomerase domain-containing protein, producing the protein MSNQKSFLDICIDFLQKIEKEQAENFKKAGQAIGDAIMAGKLVHVVGTGGHTCLPAYDMFYRAGGLVPVNLIIPIGALYGASGALHGMRIERCPGYMNRVIDYYKVGPGDVAIIFNNIGVNAATIDAALECKAKGAYTIGVGGSPWQKEIPLDHYTRHPSKKNLMDIVDLFIDDYNPVGDAVIELEGFDRPIAPISQVTDSYIVRRIEIEACKYMLSKGFKPPVWMSANRVGGDEANARYQEEYYHRIKNL; encoded by the coding sequence ATGTCTAATCAAAAATCATTCCTGGATATTTGTATTGATTTCCTGCAAAAAATCGAAAAAGAACAAGCAGAAAACTTTAAAAAAGCGGGTCAAGCCATAGGCGATGCAATCATGGCAGGGAAACTTGTTCATGTTGTCGGTACCGGAGGTCACACCTGTCTTCCAGCATACGACATGTTTTACCGTGCAGGTGGACTTGTACCAGTAAATCTTATAATACCAATTGGAGCACTTTACGGAGCAAGCGGTGCACTTCATGGTATGCGCATTGAAAGATGTCCCGGCTATATGAACAGAGTAATTGACTATTACAAGGTTGGCCCAGGAGATGTAGCAATCATTTTCAACAACATCGGAGTCAACGCTGCTACAATCGATGCCGCTTTAGAATGCAAAGCAAAAGGCGCCTACACTATAGGAGTGGGCGGTTCTCCCTGGCAAAAAGAAATCCCCCTCGACCACTATACTCGCCATCCAAGTAAGAAAAATCTGATGGACATTGTAGACCTGTTCATTGATGATTACAATCCTGTAGGAGACGCTGTTATTGAACTCGAAGGCTTTGATCGTCCCATAGCACCTATATCCCAGGTGACTGACTCATACATAGTACGAAGAATCGAAATAGAAGCTTGTAAGTACATGCTTAGTAAAGGTTTCAAGCCGCCCGTCTGGATGAGCGCCAACAGAGTCGGAGGAGACGAAGCAAACGCTCGTTACCAGGAAGAATATTATCATCGTATCAAAAACCTGTAA
- a CDS encoding ABC transporter substrate-binding protein, whose protein sequence is MKKSLLVVLCLMGLLFVTTASSVAQEKIEITFWHHEAPAHRVAAFQKVIDLFVKENPDVEINQEVVMWGDAWVKTLSAMEAGTLPDFQFSIPDLLLTMYKAGAVAPVTDLVNEIDEKYQFFPNQRNIYAHDGEYWGVPIFTMVMLLTYRPSFFEEYLGTKEPPKTWDEALEYAKKITEASEEEVYGIGIGGAKNLMTDEQAYIFLASAGARFFDENGRVIFNNPKTIEALKLYKEFFQYAPPGAEAWSWGEIELNIAAGTIAMSPYFPSVQKRFHEEFDSNDYDAAHIPYFKDRKERGTITYPNEIHIYKDTLKNGEKHMNAIKNFIKFMMRPEINAILTAEQEPGGFFPTTVAASQAKEYWENPIVKRFENIHKVAFEALQEYATLYGFEYGKWVNLGIGDITGADVLAEVVNKVVSGQMSVEEAVAWGHQEMEKYSVPVSQ, encoded by the coding sequence ATGAAAAAAAGTTTATTGGTTGTGCTATGCCTAATGGGATTACTTTTTGTAACCACCGCTTCTTCTGTCGCCCAGGAAAAAATTGAGATAACTTTTTGGCACCACGAAGCCCCGGCACACCGTGTAGCTGCCTTTCAAAAAGTGATAGACCTGTTTGTAAAAGAAAACCCTGATGTGGAGATCAACCAAGAAGTTGTCATGTGGGGTGATGCATGGGTTAAAACACTTTCTGCGATGGAAGCAGGAACACTTCCCGATTTCCAATTCTCAATACCTGATTTGTTGCTTACCATGTATAAAGCAGGAGCAGTAGCACCGGTAACAGACCTGGTAAATGAAATCGATGAAAAATACCAATTCTTCCCAAACCAGAGGAATATATACGCTCACGACGGAGAATACTGGGGTGTGCCCATATTTACTATGGTAATGCTTCTCACATATCGCCCCAGCTTCTTTGAAGAGTATCTGGGTACCAAGGAACCTCCAAAAACTTGGGACGAAGCTTTAGAATATGCCAAAAAAATCACCGAAGCTTCTGAGGAAGAAGTATACGGTATAGGAATAGGTGGAGCAAAAAATCTTATGACTGATGAGCAAGCTTACATTTTCCTTGCAAGTGCTGGAGCAAGGTTCTTTGATGAAAACGGCAGAGTTATTTTTAACAACCCAAAAACTATAGAAGCCCTAAAACTATACAAAGAATTTTTCCAATACGCTCCCCCTGGGGCAGAAGCTTGGTCCTGGGGAGAAATTGAACTTAATATAGCTGCAGGTACCATAGCCATGTCACCCTACTTCCCATCAGTACAGAAAAGATTCCATGAAGAATTCGATAGCAACGATTACGACGCAGCCCATATTCCTTACTTCAAAGATAGAAAAGAACGCGGCACCATAACGTATCCAAACGAAATTCATATTTACAAAGACACCCTTAAAAATGGTGAAAAACACATGAACGCAATCAAAAACTTCATAAAGTTCATGATGCGCCCCGAAATCAATGCTATCTTAACCGCGGAACAGGAGCCGGGTGGTTTCTTCCCAACCACAGTCGCTGCTTCCCAAGCCAAGGAATACTGGGAAAACCCCATAGTAAAGAGATTCGAAAATATCCACAAAGTAGCCTTCGAGGCACTGCAAGAATATGCAACCCTTTATGGCTTCGAATATGGTAAATGGGTCAATCTGGGCATAGGAGATATCACAGGTGCCGACGTACTAGCAGAAGTGGTAAATAAGGTAGTCAGCGGGCAAATGAGTGTTGAAGAAGCAGTAGCTTGGGGTCACCAGGAAATGGAAAAATATTCTGTGCCAGTATCTCAGTAA
- a CDS encoding carbohydrate ABC transporter permease: protein MKGINLARSLIMLPWIVPSVAIAICMRWMLLPRIGIINEFLLFAKIIQKPVHFLGNSSTAMPFLILLNSWKFMPFGTLLILAALQSIPESVFEAAAVDGARSFQQFRYITFPLLGSMIWFVGFLAFAWNFNTFDLIWLTTQGGPGNATQTLPVLIYRTAFKVFRLGEASAISVFIVFLLLIIGVLYLKLLAPKGD, encoded by the coding sequence ATGAAAGGAATAAATCTGGCCAGATCGCTAATTATGCTACCCTGGATAGTTCCCTCGGTAGCAATCGCAATTTGCATGCGCTGGATGCTACTTCCAAGAATTGGCATAATTAATGAGTTCCTCCTTTTTGCCAAAATCATCCAAAAACCCGTTCACTTTCTTGGTAACTCTTCTACAGCCATGCCCTTTTTAATACTTCTTAATTCATGGAAATTCATGCCCTTTGGAACCCTGTTAATCCTGGCAGCACTACAAAGCATCCCAGAAAGTGTTTTCGAAGCAGCAGCAGTAGATGGAGCAAGAAGCTTCCAGCAGTTTCGTTACATAACTTTCCCCTTACTGGGATCAATGATATGGTTCGTTGGTTTCCTGGCATTCGCTTGGAATTTCAATACCTTTGACCTAATCTGGTTAACGACTCAAGGAGGGCCAGGAAACGCTACACAGACTTTACCAGTCTTGATTTATAGAACAGCCTTTAAGGTATTCCGTCTTGGGGAAGCTTCTGCCATATCAGTTTTTATCGTGTTTCTACTTTTAATAATAGGGGTACTATACCTTAAGCTCCTTGCCCCAAAAGGCGACTAA